The Gillisia sp. Hel_I_86 genome has a segment encoding these proteins:
- a CDS encoding transposase has protein sequence MTNNREMTDLEVINFYNDRGNSERLFDEMNNDFLWKKMPFSFLQENTVFLIMMGICRNLYHFLTEHTSKKLDFIKPNFRLKKFIFRFMAVPAKWIKSGRQWVLKLFTSKDYHPLLE, from the coding sequence ATGACCAACAACCGGGAGATGACAGACTTGGAGGTGATCAATTTTTACAACGACAGGGGCAACAGCGAACGCTTGTTCGATGAAATGAACAATGACTTCCTTTGGAAAAAAATGCCCTTCTCTTTCTTGCAGGAAAACACGGTGTTTTTGATCATGATGGGGATCTGCCGAAACCTGTACCACTTCCTCACCGAACACACCAGTAAAAAACTGGATTTTATAAAACCCAACTTCAGGTTGAAGAAGTTCATCTTCCGATTTATGGCCGTGCCCGCAAAATGGATAAAAAGTGGACGGCAATGGGTGCTGAAACTCTTTACGTCGAAAGATTACCACCCCTTGCTGGAGTGA
- a CDS encoding DUF5916 domain-containing protein produces the protein MAKAYFYLVFLFVTTVLIAQEKNVIVKKISEPIKLDAILDEPAWNTSEPAKDFWQYFPTDSLLATNHTEIKMMYDEKNLYVGIRVNSIGNNYIVPSLRRDFRAGGSDNITLLFDTFNDGSNAFLFGANPAGVRREALVSGGGTSLSGFTTSWDTKWYGETKIYDGYYISEWSIPLSAFKFNPGETKWRFNSYQFDTQGNERNTWIRIPRSQYIFNLAFMGNMIFEQPLKGIKSPISIIPYVSAGLGKDFEFNKNLSDFKVGGDAKFILGNSLNVDLTVNPDFSQVEADNLITNLTRFEINLPERRQFFIENNDLFADFGNPESANPFFSRRIGIAKDSSGINRSNDIIAGARLSGKVNNNFRIGILNMQTAKDEAFQIASNNNMVVALQHKLFSRSNISAIFVNRQNTSDEGFATATGKYNRVVGLDYNLANKDNTWNGKFYTHTSFSPEKEEADNYSSGATLTYNNEKWRIRGSGFFIGNNFTSDLGFVPRKGIFRIDPQVEYLIFPKKGTVNLHNLSITPNVTWKPGLDFQLTDYDIRTEWNLGFKNTSEVSFNLFNKYTYLFNSFDPSRSGKTPLPANTDYYYTSGNIRYRSDERAAFSYSAGLTYGQFFNGTILTPQVEVNLRIQPKYLIGLNVRYDKLDLPSPYAGNEIWLLGANIDVTLTKSIFWATLIQYSNQEDNLGFNSRLQWRFAPLSDLYLIYNDNYYTNDSLTPRFRTMNLKVTYWLYL, from the coding sequence ATGGCTAAAGCTTACTTCTATTTAGTTTTCTTGTTCGTCACAACAGTACTCATAGCACAAGAAAAAAACGTTATCGTTAAAAAAATTTCTGAACCTATTAAACTAGATGCTATTCTAGATGAACCTGCGTGGAATACTTCAGAGCCCGCTAAAGACTTTTGGCAATACTTTCCAACAGATAGTCTCCTCGCAACAAACCATACAGAGATCAAAATGATGTACGATGAGAAGAACCTCTATGTTGGTATAAGGGTAAATTCTATTGGAAATAACTACATAGTTCCATCTTTAAGGAGGGATTTTAGAGCTGGGGGGAGCGACAATATCACGCTTTTGTTCGATACTTTTAATGATGGATCAAATGCTTTTTTATTTGGGGCAAACCCTGCCGGGGTGAGGCGGGAAGCCTTGGTGTCTGGGGGAGGAACCAGTTTAAGTGGCTTTACCACAAGTTGGGACACCAAATGGTATGGGGAAACCAAGATCTATGATGGTTATTATATTAGTGAATGGTCTATCCCCCTCTCAGCTTTCAAATTTAATCCCGGAGAGACAAAATGGCGGTTTAATTCCTATCAATTCGATACCCAAGGAAACGAGCGAAATACTTGGATACGTATTCCTAGAAGTCAATACATCTTTAATTTGGCATTTATGGGCAATATGATCTTTGAGCAACCCCTCAAGGGGATCAAAAGTCCTATCTCTATCATTCCATATGTTAGCGCCGGGCTTGGAAAAGATTTTGAGTTTAACAAAAACCTATCTGATTTTAAAGTGGGGGGTGATGCAAAATTCATACTGGGCAACAGTTTGAATGTAGACCTAACTGTGAATCCTGATTTTTCTCAAGTAGAAGCAGATAATTTAATTACCAACCTTACTAGATTTGAAATAAACTTACCAGAACGTCGGCAATTTTTTATTGAAAACAATGATCTTTTTGCCGATTTTGGAAATCCTGAAAGTGCCAATCCCTTTTTTTCCAGACGTATTGGGATAGCAAAAGATAGCAGTGGTATTAATAGGTCCAACGATATAATTGCTGGGGCAAGATTAAGTGGAAAAGTGAACAACAATTTTCGAATAGGAATTTTGAATATGCAAACTGCGAAAGATGAGGCTTTCCAGATAGCATCTAATAATAATATGGTTGTTGCATTGCAGCATAAATTATTTAGCCGCTCCAATATAAGCGCGATTTTCGTAAATCGACAAAACACAAGCGATGAAGGTTTCGCAACAGCCACCGGTAAATATAATAGGGTGGTGGGGTTAGACTATAATTTAGCCAATAAGGACAACACTTGGAATGGAAAATTTTATACCCATACCTCCTTTAGCCCAGAAAAGGAAGAAGCAGATAATTATTCCTCGGGCGCGACACTAACATATAATAATGAAAAATGGCGGATTCGCGGGAGCGGCTTTTTTATTGGAAATAATTTCACGTCAGATTTAGGTTTTGTTCCCAGAAAAGGAATTTTTAGGATAGATCCCCAAGTTGAATATTTGATCTTTCCAAAAAAAGGAACAGTAAACCTCCACAACCTTAGTATCACTCCAAATGTTACTTGGAAACCCGGTTTAGATTTTCAGCTAACAGATTACGACATTAGAACAGAATGGAACCTTGGGTTTAAGAATACTTCAGAAGTGTCTTTTAATTTATTCAACAAATACACCTATCTCTTTAATTCTTTTGACCCGTCCAGATCTGGAAAAACTCCTTTACCGGCAAATACAGACTATTATTATACCAGTGGGAACATTAGGTATAGGAGTGACGAAAGAGCGGCTTTCTCGTATAGTGCAGGTCTTACCTATGGGCAATTTTTTAATGGAACGATTTTAACACCACAAGTAGAAGTTAATTTGAGAATACAACCAAAATATTTAATAGGGTTAAATGTCCGGTACGATAAATTAGACCTGCCCTCTCCCTATGCCGGCAATGAAATATGGCTGTTAGGTGCTAATATAGATGTCACATTAACAAAATCTATTTTTTGGGCCACCTTGATCCAATATAGCAATCAGGAAGATAACCTTGGGTTTAATTCTAGACTGCAATGGAGGTTTGCGCCACTCTCCGACCTTTATTTGATCTACAACGATAATTATTATACAAACGATTCCTTAACCCCTAGGTTTAGAACCATGAACTTAAAGGTCACCTACTGGCTTTATTTATAA
- the ruvB gene encoding Holliday junction branch migration DNA helicase RuvB, with translation MNEHLDPTNENFSSEEVDIDRALRPLSFDDFAGQDQVLGNLKIFVQAANQRGEALDHTLFHGPPGLGKTTLAHILANELGVGIKVTSGPVVDKPGDLAGLLTNLEERDVLFIDEIHRLSPIVEEYLYSAMEDYKIDIMIESGPNARTVQINLNPFTLIGATTRSGLLTAPMRARFGISSRLQYYTTELLSTILQRSADILNVPLALDAAIEIAGRSRGTPRIANALLRRVRDFAQIKGNGKIDMEIAKYSLKALNVDAHGLDEMDNKILTTIIDKFKGGPVGITTLATAVSENAETIEEVYEPFLIQQGFIFRTPRGREVTEAAYKHLGRIKGSTQGGLF, from the coding sequence ATGAACGAGCATCTAGACCCAACCAATGAGAATTTTTCTTCAGAAGAAGTAGATATAGACAGGGCATTACGCCCCCTCAGTTTCGACGATTTTGCAGGTCAGGATCAAGTACTGGGAAATCTTAAAATCTTTGTGCAGGCTGCAAACCAACGTGGGGAAGCATTGGACCATACCTTGTTTCATGGACCTCCAGGCTTGGGCAAGACCACTTTGGCCCATATTCTGGCCAATGAGCTGGGAGTGGGCATTAAAGTAACCTCTGGGCCTGTTGTGGATAAACCTGGGGACCTTGCTGGATTATTGACCAACCTGGAAGAACGGGATGTATTGTTCATAGATGAGATCCATAGGTTGAGCCCTATTGTAGAGGAATATTTATATTCTGCAATGGAGGACTATAAGATCGATATCATGATCGAGAGCGGGCCAAATGCAAGAACAGTTCAAATAAATTTGAATCCGTTTACCTTAATTGGGGCCACCACCAGGTCTGGGTTGTTAACAGCTCCAATGCGGGCAAGGTTCGGGATTTCCAGCCGACTTCAATACTACACCACAGAACTACTTTCTACCATCCTTCAACGAAGTGCAGATATTTTGAACGTGCCTTTGGCTTTGGATGCCGCCATAGAGATTGCTGGGCGAAGCAGGGGAACACCCCGTATTGCAAATGCATTATTAAGGAGGGTGCGGGATTTTGCCCAAATTAAAGGGAATGGAAAAATCGATATGGAAATAGCCAAATACAGCTTAAAAGCACTAAATGTGGACGCACATGGTTTGGATGAAATGGATAATAAGATCTTGACCACCATTATAGATAAATTTAAAGGAGGTCCGGTAGGGATAACTACCTTGGCAACCGCGGTGAGTGAAAATGCTGAAACTATTGAAGAAGTGTACGAACCGTTTTTGATCCAACAAGGTTTTATTTTTAGAACTCCAAGAGGTAGGGAAGTTACGGAGGCGGCTTACAAACATTTGGGTCGGATTAAAGGAAGCACTCAAGGTGGACTTTTTTAA
- a CDS encoding cytochrome c oxidase subunit II, with protein sequence MTVFLVIIVIALFAVTIWQMSKIFQLSKGSNADSSEIANDNDNRQQAKLMLWFMIFIYVGMAYSFWHYSKFYLPEASSAHGSEVDTLMFITIALIMFVQVITQGLLHWFAYKYRGKKGKKALFFADNDRLEFIWTIIPVIVLAGLIIYGLFTWSDIMNINEEEDPIVIEIYAYQFAWRARYAGADNTLGKANVRFIQGVNQLGVDESDSYGNDDVVINELHLPVGKPVLFKFRSQDVLHSAYFPHFRAQMNVVPGMITQFGFTPTITSEEIRESEYMVEKVGRINEIRKDKSEGLAAAGEMPLDAYEFEYYLLCNKICGQGHYNMQMKIVVESEEDYNAWLKEQQTFGETMAAQPKTQQNVPVELEEAPMETEDVEVAVVEKKNN encoded by the coding sequence ATGACTGTATTTTTAGTAATCATTGTAATAGCACTTTTTGCCGTAACCATATGGCAAATGTCCAAGATTTTTCAGCTGTCCAAAGGTTCCAATGCCGATAGTTCTGAAATAGCTAACGATAATGATAATAGGCAGCAAGCGAAGCTTATGCTTTGGTTTATGATTTTTATCTATGTGGGGATGGCCTATAGTTTTTGGCACTACAGCAAATTCTATTTGCCGGAAGCTTCTTCTGCCCACGGGAGTGAAGTAGATACTTTGATGTTTATCACTATTGCGCTTATCATGTTCGTACAAGTGATTACACAAGGATTGCTGCACTGGTTCGCATACAAGTATCGTGGGAAAAAAGGGAAGAAAGCATTGTTCTTTGCAGATAACGACAGACTGGAATTTATCTGGACCATTATTCCAGTAATAGTATTGGCAGGATTGATTATCTACGGATTGTTCACTTGGTCCGATATTATGAATATCAACGAAGAGGAAGACCCTATAGTTATTGAGATCTATGCATACCAGTTTGCTTGGAGAGCTCGTTATGCTGGAGCAGATAATACACTTGGAAAAGCAAATGTTCGTTTTATTCAGGGAGTAAATCAGTTAGGGGTAGACGAGAGTGATTCTTATGGCAATGATGATGTTGTTATCAATGAATTGCACTTGCCAGTAGGAAAACCGGTACTCTTCAAATTTAGATCTCAAGATGTATTGCACTCTGCATATTTTCCTCACTTTAGGGCACAAATGAATGTTGTGCCCGGTATGATCACTCAGTTTGGTTTTACACCAACAATTACTTCTGAAGAAATTAGAGAAAGTGAGTATATGGTTGAAAAAGTGGGTAGGATTAACGAAATTAGAAAAGATAAATCGGAAGGACTAGCGGCTGCAGGGGAAATGCCTTTAGATGCTTATGAGTTTGAATATTACTTGCTATGTAACAAGATTTGTGGCCAAGGGCACTACAACATGCAAATGAAGATAGTTGTGGAAAGTGAAGAGGATTACAATGCTTGGTTGAAAGAACAACAAACATTTGGAGAGACCATGGCAGCACAACCAAAAACGCAACAAAATGTTCCTGTTGAGTTGGAAGAAGCCCCTATGGAAACAGAAGATGTAGAAGTAGCAGTAGTTGAAAAAAAGAACAATTAA
- a CDS encoding cbb3-type cytochrome c oxidase subunit I translates to MSAVGHATVAHAHDDHGHDHHHKQTFITKYIFSTDHKMIAKQYLITGLLMGIVGISMSVLFRMQLAWPEESFWIFEALLGKWAPGGVMTPEIYLALVTIHGTIMVFFVLTAGLSGTFSNLLIPLQIGARDMASGFLNMISYWLFFLSSVVMLSSLFVEAGPASAGWTIYPPLSALPQAIGGSGMGMTLWLTSMAIFIASSLMGSLNYIVTVINLRTKGMSMTRLPLTIWAFFVTAIIGVVSFPVLLSAALLLIMDRSFGTSFFLSDIFIQGEVLSHQGGSPVLFEHLFWFLGHPEVYIVILPAMGLVSEIMATNSRKPIFGYRAMVASILAIAFLSTIVWGHHMFVSGMNPFLGSVFTFTTLLIAIPSAVKAFNWITTLWKGNLQMNPAMLFSIGFVSTFITGGLTGIILGDSTLDINVHDTYFVIAHFHLVMGISALYGLLAGVYHWFPKMFGRMMNKNLGYVHFWVTAIGAYGVFFPMHFIGMAGLPRRYYTNTAFPYFDDLADVNVVITVFAIITAAVQLVFLWNFFSSIFFGKKAVMNPWNANTLEWTAPVEHIHGNWYGEIPSVYRWPYDYSKTNEDGEYVIAGQDFVPQNVPLQEGEEEMNH, encoded by the coding sequence ATGTCAGCAGTAGGACACGCAACGGTAGCTCACGCACATGATGACCATGGACATGACCATCATCATAAGCAAACCTTTATAACGAAATACATTTTTAGTACAGACCATAAGATGATTGCCAAGCAATATCTTATCACTGGACTGTTAATGGGTATTGTTGGAATCTCAATGTCGGTTCTATTTAGAATGCAATTGGCATGGCCAGAAGAATCTTTTTGGATCTTCGAAGCACTTCTGGGTAAATGGGCTCCAGGTGGGGTGATGACTCCTGAAATCTATTTGGCATTAGTGACCATTCATGGCACTATCATGGTGTTCTTTGTGCTTACTGCCGGATTGAGTGGTACATTTAGTAACCTTTTAATTCCACTGCAAATTGGGGCAAGGGATATGGCATCTGGTTTCTTGAACATGATCTCTTACTGGTTATTTTTCTTATCCAGTGTGGTGATGTTAAGTTCTCTATTTGTGGAAGCAGGACCTGCATCTGCCGGTTGGACGATTTATCCTCCATTAAGTGCCTTGCCACAAGCAATTGGTGGTTCTGGAATGGGAATGACACTTTGGTTGACTTCTATGGCTATTTTCATCGCGTCTTCTTTAATGGGATCTTTGAACTACATTGTAACCGTGATCAATCTTAGAACTAAGGGAATGTCTATGACCAGGCTGCCTTTAACCATTTGGGCCTTCTTTGTAACTGCAATTATTGGGGTTGTTTCTTTCCCGGTGTTGCTTTCTGCAGCATTACTACTTATTATGGATAGAAGTTTTGGAACTTCGTTCTTCTTAAGTGATATCTTTATTCAAGGGGAAGTATTAAGCCATCAAGGTGGTTCACCTGTATTGTTCGAACATTTGTTCTGGTTCTTGGGACACCCGGAAGTATATATCGTGATCTTACCTGCCATGGGTCTGGTATCGGAAATTATGGCAACCAACTCTCGTAAACCAATTTTTGGATATAGGGCGATGGTAGCTTCAATCTTGGCAATTGCATTTCTATCTACAATTGTGTGGGGCCACCATATGTTTGTCTCTGGGATGAATCCGTTCCTAGGATCGGTATTTACCTTTACAACCTTGTTGATTGCAATTCCATCTGCCGTAAAGGCCTTTAACTGGATTACTACTTTATGGAAAGGTAATTTACAAATGAACCCGGCAATGTTGTTCTCTATAGGTTTCGTTTCCACATTTATTACCGGTGGTTTAACAGGGATTATCTTAGGGGATAGTACCTTGGATATCAACGTTCACGATACCTATTTTGTAATTGCTCACTTCCATTTGGTAATGGGGATCTCTGCACTGTACGGATTATTGGCGGGGGTTTATCACTGGTTCCCCAAGATGTTTGGTAGAATGATGAACAAGAACCTTGGTTATGTTCACTTTTGGGTAACCGCGATTGGAGCGTATGGGGTATTCTTCCCAATGCACTTTATCGGGATGGCAGGACTACCGCGTAGATATTACACGAACACGGCATTTCCTTATTTCGATGATCTTGCAGATGTGAATGTGGTTATTACCGTGTTTGCTATCATTACTGCAGCAGTACAATTGGTTTTCTTATGGAATTTCTTTAGCTCTATTTTCTTCGGAAAGAAAGCTGTAATGAATCCTTGGAATGCAAATACTTTAGAATGGACTGCTCCGGTAGAACACATCCATGGAAATTGGTACGGTGAAATTCCTTCAGTATATAGATGGCCTTACGATTATAGTAAAACCAATGAAGACGGAGAATACGTGATTGCAGGACAAGATTTTGTTCCGCAGAACGTACCACTTCAAGAAGGGGAAGAAGAAATGAATCATTAA
- the rpsL gene encoding 30S ribosomal protein S12, whose product MPTISQLVRKGRAKITKKSKSAALESCPQRRGVCTRVYTTTPKKPNSAMRKVARVRLTNGKEVNAYIPGEGHNLQEHSIVLVRGGRVKDLPGVRYHIVRGALDTAGVEGRTQRRSKYGAKRPKK is encoded by the coding sequence ATGCCAACAATTTCACAATTAGTACGAAAAGGAAGAGCCAAAATAACCAAGAAGAGTAAATCGGCTGCTTTGGAATCGTGCCCTCAAAGACGAGGTGTGTGTACGCGTGTTTACACAACTACTCCTAAAAAACCTAACTCTGCAATGCGTAAAGTTGCAAGGGTAAGGTTGACCAATGGAAAAGAAGTGAACGCATACATCCCTGGTGAAGGACACAATCTACAAGAGCACTCGATAGTATTGGTTAGAGGCGGAAGGGTAAAAGATTTACCGGGAGTTAGATATCACATTGTTCGTGGTGCCTTGGATACCGCAGGTGTTGAAGGTAGAACGCAAAGAAGATCTAAGTACGGTGCAAAACGCCCTAAAAAGTAA
- the queG gene encoding tRNA epoxyqueuosine(34) reductase QueG, whose protein sequence is MLQKAKYSKLIKTKAKRLGFMSCGISKAGFLEEEAPRLENWLKQDMQGEMHYMENHFDKRLDPTKLVEGSKSVISLLLNYYPSALQREDSYKISKYAYGIDYHFVIKEKLKHLLQFIQQEIGEVGGRAFVDSAPVLDKAWAAKSGLGWIGKHSNLLTKQAGSFYFIAELIVDLDLEYDLPVTDHCGSCTACIDACPTQAIVEPYKVDGSKCISYFTIELKNELPNTYKNQFDDWMFGCDVCQDVCPWNKFSKSHNEPLFDPNPQLLNFDRKDWEELTKETFDEIFRKSAVKRTKFDGLKRNIEFLKE, encoded by the coding sequence ATGTTGCAAAAAGCTAAATATTCTAAACTTATAAAAACTAAGGCTAAACGCCTCGGTTTTATGTCTTGTGGCATTTCCAAAGCTGGATTTCTAGAAGAGGAGGCTCCACGTTTGGAAAATTGGTTGAAACAGGATATGCAGGGAGAAATGCACTATATGGAGAATCATTTCGACAAACGACTTGATCCCACAAAACTAGTGGAAGGTTCAAAAAGTGTAATTTCTTTGTTGCTTAATTATTATCCTTCAGCACTACAGCGGGAAGATTCCTATAAAATCAGCAAATATGCTTACGGCATAGATTATCATTTCGTGATCAAAGAGAAACTGAAGCATTTGCTTCAGTTCATTCAGCAAGAAATAGGAGAAGTAGGTGGGCGAGCTTTTGTGGACTCGGCTCCAGTATTGGATAAAGCTTGGGCTGCAAAAAGTGGACTAGGTTGGATTGGGAAACATTCAAACCTTTTGACCAAACAAGCTGGTTCTTTCTATTTCATCGCAGAACTCATTGTGGATCTGGATCTGGAATACGACCTTCCAGTGACTGATCACTGTGGAAGCTGCACGGCCTGCATAGATGCTTGCCCAACTCAAGCCATTGTAGAGCCTTATAAAGTAGATGGCAGTAAATGCATTTCTTACTTCACGATCGAATTGAAGAATGAGTTGCCAAACACCTATAAGAATCAGTTCGACGATTGGATGTTCGGTTGTGATGTTTGCCAGGATGTATGCCCTTGGAACAAGTTCTCAAAATCCCATAATGAACCTTTGTTCGATCCCAATCCGCAGCTTTTAAATTTTGATAGGAAAGATTGGGAAGAGCTCACAAAGGAAACTTTTGATGAGATCTTTAGAAAATCGGCTGTAAAAAGGACTAAGTTCGATGGTTTAAAAAGGAATATCGAGTTTCTGAAAGAATAG
- a CDS encoding cytochrome P450, whose translation MSKKNIPRVSFFKFLKHAQNILKNPLPFHHRNFEKHGDTFRLVIGPGKSVIFSRDAYLAEYVLQKNQKDYAKSPIQTKDLAKYVGRGLLTAEGEHWKKQRKLIQPAFHKKQLTLLLESIQNAVLTELHKIETGKEIDVFPIFNDLAFQTVVKSLFSSAVGDKDIARLQYITEAAQKMLVKELRQPFKSWWFKIGGEIKKHTDLTDEARVILKKLVKARKESEQRHNDLLDMLLDARYEDGTEMDEEQLIDEILILFVAGHETTSNALTFAVLLLARNPEAQDKIVLEVAAAKENPSCLMEFIQTCSYTKKVVEETMRLYPPAYFIDRISLEDDEFENMPIPKGSNLLFSFHEIHRHPSHWADPEKFDPERFSSSDPYLHTPFYAPFGAGPRKCIGNNFAMFEMIIAIAEMVENYKISPKTTPIEILPLITLKPKNAILRFQKR comes from the coding sequence ATGAGCAAAAAAAATATTCCACGAGTTTCCTTTTTCAAATTTTTGAAGCATGCCCAGAATATTCTTAAAAACCCACTGCCCTTCCATCATAGAAATTTCGAAAAGCATGGGGATACCTTTCGGTTGGTCATCGGACCTGGGAAATCTGTTATATTTTCCAGAGATGCCTATTTAGCAGAGTATGTGCTTCAAAAAAACCAGAAGGACTACGCGAAATCTCCTATTCAAACCAAAGATCTGGCAAAATATGTAGGCCGCGGATTATTGACTGCGGAAGGGGAGCATTGGAAAAAACAGCGAAAATTAATTCAGCCGGCATTTCACAAAAAACAACTCACTTTGTTGTTGGAAAGCATTCAAAATGCAGTCCTCACAGAACTGCATAAAATTGAAACAGGGAAAGAAATCGATGTTTTTCCCATTTTTAATGATCTCGCCTTTCAAACGGTGGTAAAATCATTGTTTAGTAGTGCGGTTGGAGATAAAGATATTGCCAGATTGCAGTATATAACCGAAGCTGCTCAAAAAATGCTGGTTAAAGAACTGCGCCAGCCCTTTAAAAGTTGGTGGTTCAAAATTGGTGGCGAGATCAAGAAACATACAGATCTTACCGATGAAGCACGGGTGATCCTCAAAAAATTGGTGAAAGCTAGAAAGGAAAGTGAACAACGGCACAATGACCTTTTGGATATGCTTTTGGATGCCCGATATGAGGATGGAACCGAAATGGACGAGGAGCAATTGATAGATGAAATCTTGATCTTATTTGTCGCAGGCCACGAAACCACCTCTAATGCCTTGACATTTGCCGTTCTGTTATTGGCAAGAAACCCAGAAGCCCAGGATAAAATCGTTTTAGAAGTTGCAGCTGCAAAAGAAAATCCTTCGTGTTTAATGGAATTTATCCAAACTTGTAGCTACACAAAAAAGGTGGTCGAGGAAACCATGCGTTTATATCCTCCGGCCTACTTTATAGATCGCATTAGTTTGGAAGATGATGAATTTGAAAATATGCCAATTCCAAAAGGTTCCAATTTATTGTTTTCCTTTCACGAGATCCATAGGCATCCTTCGCATTGGGCAGATCCAGAGAAATTCGATCCAGAAAGATTTTCAAGTTCAGATCCTTATTTGCACACTCCTTTTTATGCACCATTTGGTGCGGGTCCAAGAAAATGTATAGGCAATAACTTCGCGATGTTCGAAATGATAATTGCAATTGCAGAAATGGTAGAAAATTACAAAATTTCTCCAAAGACAACTCCAATTGAAATCCTGCCTTTAATTACTTTGAAGCCAAAAAATGCTATTTTAAGGTTTCAAAAGAGATAG
- a CDS encoding IS630 transposase-related protein: protein MGYSVDFRGQVFKIKQKEKLTFQEVSDRFGVPIRTLFRWQNRIEPKSKRNKPSTKIDMEALRKDVEDNPDHFQYERAKKFGVSQSAIYYALRRLKISYKKNAIPS, encoded by the coding sequence ATGGGATATTCAGTAGATTTTCGAGGACAAGTATTTAAAATAAAACAAAAAGAGAAGCTCACTTTTCAAGAAGTAAGTGATAGGTTTGGTGTTCCAATACGAACGCTCTTCAGATGGCAAAACCGTATAGAACCAAAATCCAAACGTAATAAGCCATCTACCAAAATAGATATGGAGGCCTTACGTAAAGATGTTGAGGACAATCCAGATCATTTTCAATATGAACGCGCAAAAAAGTTTGGGGTAAGTCAAAGTGCTATATACTATGCCTTGAGGCGCCTGAAAATCAGCTATAAAAAAAACGCTATTCCATCCTAA